The genomic segment CACCATCGGCACGGCCGAGGCGGCCAAGGCCCCGGCCGACGGCTACACGCTGCTGCTGACCACCAGCAGCACGCACGCCATATCCCCCCACCTCATGCCGCGCCTGGCGTATGACCCGCGCAAGGACTTCACGCCCGTGGCCCACGTGGCCGACGCGCCCAGCGTGCTGCTGGTCACCAACTCGCTGCCCGTCAAGACCGTGGGTGAACTCGTCGCTTACGGCAAGGCCCACCCTGGCAAGCTCAACTACGCCACCAGCGGCAACGGCACCATCGTGCACCTGAACACCGCCGCGTTCAGTGCCCAGGCGGGCCTGGAGATGACCCATATCCCCTACAAAGGCACGGCGCTGGCCATTCCCGACCTCATTGCCGGGCAGACGCACGTACTTTTTGACTCCCTGCCCACGGGCATGCCCCACGCCAAGGCAGGCCGCCTGCGCGCCCTGGCCGTGACCAGCGAAAAGCGCAGCACCCTGGCGCCCGAGCTGCCCACGCTGGCCGAATCGGGCCTGCCCGGCTATTCGTCGGTGACCTGGTTCGGCGTGTACCTGCCTGCCGGAGCGCCGCCCGCGCTGGTCGCGCGCGTGCACCAGGCCTTTGCCAAGGCCGTGCAGGCGCCCGAGGTGGCCGCCAGCCTGGCCAAGCTGGGCGTGGAGCCTGCCGCGCCCAGCACGCCCGCGCAGTTTGGCGCCATGGTGCAGGCCGACAGCAACCGCTGGGCGACGGTGATCCGCCAGCACAAAATCACAGTGGAATGACATGAACCCACATCCACTCGACTGGAATCTCCCTTACGCCTCCCACCGCAGTGCGGTGATGGGCCGCATGCCGGACCTGCATCAGCCGATCTGGCGCAACGGGCAATGGCATGCTCGCCCCGGCGGCACGGTGCAGCACGGCCCGCAGGTGGTACAGGTCGCGCAAACTTTGCGCATCGAACCGGCGGATATGCGCCCCCAGGTGCGGGGGTTTGACGACCACCCCCAGTCTCTGCAACTGCGCCAGAGCGGCCCTGACCACATGGCGCTTGGCAGCGTAGTCCTCCATCAGGTGGTCTTCGATCAGTCTGTTGCGCGGCAGTATCCGGCCACGGATGACATCCATCTCTATGGCTTCGATGACGGCTTGCACCGGCGCAGGCAGCGCGGCGCACACCCCTGCTGCGCCTGACTCGGAGGCGGCGAACGAGCTTTTCTTACCCATGTCCCGATGGTCGTCAACTGCGCTGCTTTGCATGGCACGGCGTGCGGGCCACGCGCTCATTTCATCGATGGTTTCATCGATGGTTTCATCGATGGTTTCATTGATGGTTTGATTGCCAATATTGTCGACAACGCGCTGCTTGTGTTTCGTGGTTTGGCTTCCTAGACTTCGCATCCCGGAAACCATCAGGCAGGCACCATGGCAACGCGGCAAGCCGCATCGGAACTCATCAGCATCGATCCGGCCAACGGGGCCGAGATCGCCCGCGTTCGCATCACCAGCGCGCAGGAACTCGACGCAGTCGTCGCGCGCGCATGGAATGCTTTCCGGCATTCGGGCTGGAAGTCACTGCTGCCGCACCAGCGCGCGCTGGTGCTGCATGCCATTGCTGATGGCCTGGCGGCAGAAAAGCAGGCGCTGGCCCGGCTACAGATGCAGGACAACGGCAAACCATGGGGCGAGTGTCGCTCGATGGTGGAGTCGGCCATCGGCACCTTCCGGTACTACGCTGGTGTTTGCGAGACGCTGCAAACCGACGTGACACCTGTGCGCGGCGACTATGTGTCCTTTACCGTCCTCGAACCATTCGGGGTCGTGGCGGCGATCACGCCGTGGAACTCGCCCATCATGAACGACGCGACCAAGGTCGCCCCGGCGCTGGCGGCAGGCAACGCCGTGATTCTCAAACCGTCGGAGGACGCGCCGCTGCTGGCGCCGGAACTGGCGCGCATTGCACACGCGGCAGGGCTGCCCGAGCATCTGCTGCAAGTAGTGCAGGGTCGGGGCGCCGATGTCGGCGCAGCCCTCGTGTCCCACCATGGCGTGCGCATGATCTCGTTCACTGGCGGCACGGATTCCGGCAAGGCCATTGCCCATGCGGCCGCTGAGCGACTGGTTCCTGCGGCGCTGGAACTCGGTGGCAAGTCGCCGCATATCGTGTTTGCCGATGCCCACCGTGAACATGCGGTGGCGGCGGTCGTGGCCGGCATCTTCGGCTCTGCCGGCCAGTCTTGTGTCGCCGGCTCCCGGCTTTTCATCGAGGAGTGCGTCTACGCCGAGGTGCTGGCACAGGTGGTGGCGCAGGCCCGCCGCCTCCGGGTGGCACCCCCTGACGCCGAGGGCGTGGAAATGGGCCCCCTGGCATCGTTGCGGCACCGCGAAAGGGTGATCAGGTTTGTCGCGCGCGCCCGCGCCGAAGGGGCGCAGGTGCTCTGCGGCGGCGCGGTGCCGGCGGGTGCCGAATTCACCGCCGGGGCTTATTACCTTCCCACGGTGATCGATGGTCTTCATCCCCGGGCGGCCACTTGCCAGGAAGAAGCCTTTGGCCCGGTGCTGGTCGCTTTCGCGTTTCGCGATGAAGCCGATTTGATCGACCAGGCCAATGGCACGGCATTCGGGTTGGCCTGTGGCATCTGGACGGAAAACTTCAAGAAAGCCTGGCGTATCGGTCGGGCGCTGGAGGCAGGCTCGGTCTGGATCAACACCTACAAGCAGTCGGTCGCGAGCACCCCTTTCGGGGGGGTCAAAAGCAGCGGCATCGGACGGGAAAAAGGCATCGATGGCCTGAAGCTGTACACGCAAGTCAAGAGCATGTACTTCGGCCTGCATGAACAGCCGCTGGGCATTTCCAGATAAGCCCCAACAAGTCCCGAAAAGCCCCGACAAGTCCCGACAAGGCCGCACCAGTCCGGGCAAAGCATCCCTTCTCACCCATCGGAACCCCATGACCCTCACGCCCCCGGTGGCCATCTACGGCCTTGGAAACATGGGCTATCCAATCGCCGAGCGCATTGGCCGCCACTTTCCGACGCAGGTATTCGACCTGGACGACACCCGCGTCGAAAAGGCCCGCGCCCTCTTCGGCGCTGCGCCGATGGGCCGGCCGCAGGACTTGGCCGATACCCGGGTCGTCGTGCTGTGCCTGCCAAGTCCGGCCAGTTCCCTGAGCGTCATCGAGCAGATCGCGCCCCACTTGCCGCAGGGCGCCGTGGTCATCGAGAGCAGCACCGTGAACCCTGAGCATGTCCATGCGGGCCAGAAGCGACTGGCTCCTTTCGGGGTCGATGTCGTCGACGCATCCATCCTGGCGGGTGTCGAGCAGATGGCGGCAGGCAGTGCCACCCTTGCGCTCGGCGGCAAGCCCGATGCCATTGCCCGCAGCCAAGGTGTTCTCGACGCCATCGCCAGCCGGCAGATTCATTTTGGCGCACTGGGCGCAGGCGCGGCCGCCAAGGTGATCAACAACGCGGTCGCCCATGCGGTCATGGTGGTCGTTGCCGAGGCGGGCGCGATGGCCACCGCTGCGGGCGTGGGTTGCGAAAAGCTGATCGCCCTGCTTTCCGATCCCCGGATGGGCCTGCACCGACCGCTCACCTACCGCTATGCACAGCGGGTCGTCAAAGGCGACTACACAGGCGGCATGCCCCTGGATGCGGCCCGAAAAGACTCGACCCTGGCCCTGCAACTGGCGCAGACACTGGGCGTTCCGCTGTTTGCCATTCAAGGCGCGCACAGCGTCTACGACATCGCCGCCGCCGCAGGTCATGGCCGCCAAGACTACGCCGTGATTGCCAAGCTCTGGGCCGGCTGGGGCTGCCCCACCGTGCCCGGGCCTGGCCCATGAGCACGGGCCGCACGCAAACGACGCACTCAAGGAAAGGAGCGACATATGTCTGATTTGGCGTCTGATTGGGCCTGCCCCCTTTCGGCCGGCACCCGCCGCAGGGCCGCTTGCGCGCTGGGCGCATGGGCGTTCGGCGCATGGGCCACCGGCAACGCCTGGGCCGCCTGGCCCGACAAGCCGATGGAACTGGTCGTGGGGTTCGCTGCCGGCGGAGGCACCGACACCACGGCGCGAACACTGGCGCTGCACCTGTCCAGACGGCTTGGCGTGCCGGTCGTCGTCAGCAACAAACCAGGCGCCTCGGGCGAGTTGGGTTTGGCGCATGTCGCCAAATCGGCGCCCGACGGCTACCTGATCGGAATGAGCAACATGCCAGGCTTGGTCACCCTCCCGATGGAAAGACGGACCCGGTTCAAGGCCGGCGACTTTGCCTACATAGCCAACATCGTTCGCGACCCGAGTGCGTTCAGCGTGCTCGGCAACAGCCCGTATCGCAGCATCGATGACCTGATTGCCGATGCCAAGGCCCGGCCCGGGCAGATCAGCTACGGCTCGACCGGAACCGGAACCGACGACCACCTGGCGCTGGTTTTGTTTGAACGGCTGACCGGCGCCCAATTCACCCATGTGCCCTACAACGGCGCCGGCCCATTGCGCACCGCCGTGCTGGGCGGCCATGTGCTGGTCGGGGGGATGAACCTCGGCGAGGTCATGCCATACCGCGACAAGCTGCGCGTGCTGGCGCAGGCCAGCCCTGGCCGATCCCGGCTGGCCCCGGATGTGCCGAGCTTCAATGAGCAGCATGTCGATCTGGTCTTCAATTCAGAGCGGGGCATCGTCGCCCCGGCGGGTCTGCCAGCCGATGCACGGCAACGGCTGACCGATGCGCTGCGCTCGGTGGCGGCCGATCCGCTATTTCAGCAGCAGATGCAGGCGCAATTCACCGAGATGGATTATCTCGAGGGCGCAGCATGGCAAGCCCGTCTGGAGAAGGCGGCGGCTGAATTCGGTGCGCTTTGGAAGTCCGCCCCCTGGACTGATTCGTAAGCGCCGGCCGCCGTCTTTCAGACGCCGCCGTCGGTCATGCGGTACCAGCCGATCACGGCCGAGACATAGATGCGCCGCAGGCCGTGCAGCGGAAACGGCCGCAGGTCCGACAGCGGCACGGGCAGGGCTTTCGCGTCGCCCGTGCCGAGGTACTGCGCCAGCGCCTGGCCCATGCGCGTTTGCAGCCCGACGCCACGGCCCTGGCAGCCGATGTCGATCAACAGGCCCGGAGCCGGTTCGTGCAGATGCGGGAGGTAGTCGCGCGTGATCGCCACATGGCCGCACCAGCGGTACGCGATCGGCGCGCCGGCTGCTTGCGGGAATAGCTTGGCGACGATGTGTTCGAGGTGCGACCAGTCGCCGGGCTGGCCGGCATCGGGTTCGCGAAAGCTGCCGCGACCGCCCATCAGCAAGCGGCCCATGTGGTCCAGGCGGTAGTACAGCAGCAGGTTGCGCGCGTCGGAGGAAACATGGCCTTCGGGCAGGATGGTCTTGCGCACCGCATCGGGCAGCGGCTCGGTGGCGACCTGAAACGAGTTCGCGTCGATGATGGTCTTGCGCAGGCCTGGCCACAGATCGCCGGTGTAGCCGTTGGTGCACAGCACGACACGCTCGGCCGTCACGCGCAGGCCGCGGCTGGTCCAGGCCTGCCACTTGCCGTTGGCCCGGGCCAGTTGCGTCACCGGCGTGTCGGTGTGAATGACCGCGCCGGCGGCCTGCGCCGCGCGTGCCAGTTCGCGCGCATAGCTCAGCGGCTGCACGCCGCCGCCGCGCGGATCGAGCCAGCCGCCGAAGTACTTGTCGGTGCCCAACAGGCGTGCTGTCTCGTTGCGGTCGAGCGGGCGGGCTGCCACGCCCTGCGCCTGCCAGTCCCGCGCGCGGCGTTCGGCCAGTTGCACGGCGGCCGGCGTGTGGGCGCCCTGGATCCAGCCCTGGCGCACGCGCGGCACGTCCATGCCGTGCTTGTCGATCAGGCCGAACACCGCGTCGGCCGTGCCATTGGCAAAGTCGATCAGGCGCTGGCCCGGTTCAGCGCCGAACATCCGCAGCAGCTCGCCAGGGTCGTGCTTGAGGCCCGCGATGACCTGGCCGCCGTTGCGGCCCGAAGCGCCGAAGCCGACCTGTCTGGCTTCGAGCAGCAGCACGCGCACGCCACGCTCGGCCAGGTGCAGCGCCGTGCTGAGGCCGCAATAGCCGGCGCCGATGACGATCACGTCGGCCTGCGCGTTGCTGTCCAGCGGCGTGGTCGCTGGCGCGGGCACGGCGGTGGCCGCCCACAGCGACGGGGCGAGCGGAAAGAATTCCTGCGTCGGGTTCGGCATAAAAATCCTTCAGAGCGGGTGCAGCACGCGGCGCAGGAAGTCCTGCGTGCGCGGGTTTTGCGGGTGGTTGAGCAACTCGGCGGCGCGGCCCTGTTCGACGATCACGCCGCCGTCGATGAAGATCACGCGGTCGGCCACTTCGCGCGCGAACTGCATCTCGTGCGTGACCACCACCATCGTCATGCCGGTGCCGGCGAGCTTGCGCATCACCTGCAGCACGTCGCCGACAAGCTCGGGGTCGAGCGCCGAGGTCGGCTCGTCGAACAGGATGGCCTTGGGCCGCATGGCCAATGCGCGCGCAATGGCCACGCGCTGTTGCTGCCCGCCCGACAGATCGGGCGGATGCGCTGCGGCCTTGTCCGCCAGGCCGACGCTGGCGAGCAACTCCTTGGCGCGCGCGCTGGCGCTGGCGCGGTCTTCACCCTTCACATAGACCGGCCCCTCGATCACGTTCTCGAGCACCGTGCGGTGCGGAAACAGGTTGAAGCGCTGGAACACCATCGCCACCTCGGCGCGGATCGCCTTGATCGACGCGTGCTGCCGGTCCACGCGCCGACCGTCGATGTCGACGCTGCCGCCCGAGTAGCTCTCGAGGCCGTTGATGCAGCGCAGGATGGTCGACTTGCCCGAGCCCGAAGGCCCGATGATGCAGACCACCTCGCCCTGCGCGATCGAGGCGTCGATGCCCTTGAGCACCTGGTGCTTGCCGAATGCTTTCTGCAGGCGGCGGATCTCGATCATTTCTTGCCCCGCTTTTCGAAGTGGCGCACCAGCAGGATGAGCGGCACGCACATGATCAGATAGAGCAGCGCCACCAGCGAGAACACGGTGGCGTTCTGGAAGGTCGAGGTGGCGATCAGCTTGCCCTGCAGCGCCAGTTCGGTCACGGTGATGGTCGAGGCCTGCGACGAGTCCTTGAGCATCATGATCATGATGTTGCCGTAGGAGGGCAGCGTGATCCTGAAAGCCTGCGGCAGCAGCACGCGCCGCATCGTCAGCCACCAACTCATTCCCATGGCCTGCGCCGCTTCCACCTGGCCCTGGTCCACGGCCTCGATGCCGGCGCGGAAGTTCTCCGCCTGGTAGGCCGAGTAGGCAATGCCCAGACCCAGGATGCCCGCCTGCAGCGCCGTCAGCGAGACGCCGAAGTCGGGCATCACAAAGTAGATGAAAAACAGCAGCACGATGATCGGAATGCCGCGCAGCAGGTTGACCACGCTCGCGCTGACTTTGGCCAGCAGCCCGATGCCCGATACGCGCATCGCGGCCCAGACCAGGCCGAGCAGGGTGGAGATCAGCAGCGAACCGAGCGTCACCAGCACCGTGAGCTTGGCGCCCTGGAGCAGGATCGGCAGGAACTCCAGGACGTTGCGCAAGAAGGCGCTCATGGGCGGGGTCTGTCAGTGGCCGGTGGGCCGGGGCTGGTGGATCGGGGCCGGGGAAAAGGCGCCGATCAGTGGTTCAGGCCCCACTTCTTGAGGATCGCGTCGATGCTGCCGTCGGCCTTGAGCTTGGTCAGCGCAGCGTTCACCTTGGCCATGGTTTCGGTATCGCCCTTGCGCGTGGCGATGCCGATGTCGTTGACCATGGTCGGCTGGTAGGTCGTGGCCATGCGCAGGTTCGGGAACAGGTTCCTGGAAATCGCATAGGCCGCGATCGGGTAGTCGAGCACACCCGCGTCGATGCGCCCGGCATTGGCGTCGCGCATCAGGTCGGCCGTGGTGTCGTAGAGCTTGACCTCGCTGAAGATGCCGAGCTTGTGCAGCGGCTCGACAAAGGCCGTGCCCACCTGCACGCCCATGCGCTTGCCCTTGAACTCGGAGAAACTGCGGTAGGCGGTGCCGTCTTTCACCGGCACCACGATGCCTTCGCCGTAGCTGTAGATGGGCTGCGAGAAGTCCACCACCTGCTGGCGCACCGGCGTGATGAACATCGCGGCCGAGATCAGGTCGATGCGCCCGGAGGTGAGCGAGCCGATCAGCGCCGAGAACTGCATCGGCTCGATCTGCACCGCAAAGCCCGAGGTCTTGCCGACGGCCTTGACGATGTCCGCCATGAGGCCGTCGATGGTGTTGGTCTTGGTGTCGAGAAAGGTGAAGGGGTTGCCGGTGGGCGTGGAGCCGACCTTGAGCACGGCCTGGGCCGATGCCTGGCCACCGCAGGCCATGGTCAGCGTGGCCAGCAGCAAGGCGGCGAGGCGAGAAGCGGGTTTCATCGTGGGTTCCTCTTTGAAAAAAGATCGAATGCCATGCGGCGCGTGGATGGGCCGGCCCCGGGTGCTTTCAGCCGGATGGCCCCGCAGCCGGTCCGGGGGGTCATCCTGGTGAACATGTGATCGCCCACAAGATGGTGGTGCTGGTCTGACCGGGGTTGCGCCACCGGCGCGACATGTCGCCGCCGTAGCAAAAACTGTCGCCGGCCTTCAGCTTGAGCAGCCGTTCCTGCACGAACAGATCGAGCTGGCCCTCGATGACGTAGCCGACCTGTTCGCCCTTGTGCGTGAGAAACAGGTCGTCGCCGGTGGAGCCGCCCGGATCGATCACCGCGCGGTACATCTGAACGCCACCCGAAGCGGCCGGCGGCGTCAGATTTTCCTTGTGGATGCCTTTGTCGCCGAGGTCGATGCGCCTGTGCGTGCCGGCACGCGCCACTGCGCCTTCGGCCTCGCCTTCGCTGTACCGGGTGTTGCGCACCAGCGTTTCGATGGGCAGTCGCAGTTCCTGCGCCAGCGCGCCGAGCGTGCGCATGGAGATGGAGCGAAGCCCGCGTTCGAGCTGGCTCAGCAGACTGACCGAAATACCGCAAGCCCGGGCCACTTGCTGCAACGGCAGGCCCAGCGCCTGCCGCCTTCGGCGCAATTGCTCCCCGAGCCAGAGGTCGATGATCGAATGGATGCGCCGCACCCCGGGGGCTGGAGGCGGACGAGTCGGCAATGGCGGCACGGAATGCTTTGTAAAACTTTCACAAGAGGATCGAGTCTCACACACAATGCCGCCCGCGACCACAGCTTGGCCTCAGGGAATACCCCGGGAGCGCGGATATCGGCTCCAGGCTGGCATTCGCGCCGGAGCAGGGCGAACCTTGGGAGAAGCAGGCTAATTCCAGTCAAAAATCGTCCCCACGACCCCGTCGGGCCGCTTTTTTTGGCGAGAGGGAATGCGGTCGCGCGCCGATCAGCTCGCTGGCGCTAGTGTCGCGTCACGGATCAGATGTCGTAGGCTGCGCGCAGCCATCGGAGCGCAGCGCAAGGCGCATCGCGCAGCCCATACCGAGCGTATTGGCAAGCGATGCAACGCCGCGATGCGCTTCGATGGCCAGCGCAGACCGACAGATGATCGGTGACGCGACACTAGGGTGAAGCGGGTGGACCCTTCCACCCGCCGAGGTCGAAAGGCCGCTTGTTCAGCAGGTGGTCGTAGTCCTTGGTGCCATAGGTCGCGATGACTTCGGACACCACCACTTGGTAGCCAGCAAGCCACTGCGCGCTCTGCGACTTGGCACGCAAGTGTTCGGCCGATGCCATCAGCTCGCGCAGGCCCTCGCGGCCTTCCCAGTAATACACGGTGCAGACCTTGCCGTTTTCCAAGTTCTGCCAGGCTTCTTCCCCGATGTAGCCTTGTGTTGCCTTCGCGATCTCCGCGATCCGGCCGTCGAGTGCGAAGTATTCGTCGTCGTACTCGCGTTGGTTGAAGATGAAAGATGCCGAAATCATGTTCCTCCCCTACGCTGTGGCCGGGACCCAATGGGGCGGGAACTGTGTTACCGGAGTGTTGCCGGAATGGACACGCTCCCCCGCATTCAGGAAATGCAAAGTGTATGACAGTGCCCCGGGCTTCGTGGCCAGGTCGGGCGCGAAATCAGGGCCGGAATCAAAGGATGACAAGCCGGCTGCGGCGCGCAACGCAACCGGCTTGCGTCGTCGCTGCCCGTGCGCAATGCCGGCAGCCACGGTGTGCTTGGGGGCCATGCAGCGTGCGCCATGGCCGGCCGAGCGGTCAACGCCGGTTGGCCCCCCGGGCTGATGCGTGGACATGCGCCTGCTGCTGGCGCTGCTCCCACTGCGTCGCGATGGCCATTTTCATCCCCTGCAGACCACGCGCACCATCTCCAGGCATTTGTTCGAGTAGCCCCATTCGTTGTCGTACCAGCTCACGACTTTCACGAAGGTGTCGTCCAGCGCGATGCCGGCATCGGCGTCGAAGATCGAGGTGCGGGCGTCGCCGCGCAAGTCGGTGGCGACCACCTTGTCCTCGGTGTAGCCGAGCACGCCTTTGAGCGCGCCTTCGGACTGGGCCTTCATCTCGGCCTTGATGTCGTCGTAGCTGGCGGGCCGGCTCAGTTCCACCGTCAGGTCGACCACCGACACGTCGCTGGTCGGCACCCGAAAGGACATGCCGGTCAGTTTCTTGTTCAGCGCCGGAATCACCACGCCGACGGCCTTGGCTGCGCCGGTGCTCGACGGGATGATGTTTTCCAATATGCCGCGGCCCCCGCGCCAGTCTTTGTTCGATGGGCTGTCCACCGTTTTCTGCGTGGCGGTGGTTGCGTGCACCGTGGTCATCAGGCCGCGCCTGATGCCCCATTTGTCGTTGAGCACCTTGGCCACCGGGGCCAGGCAGTTGGTGGTGCACGAGGCGTTGGA from the Verminephrobacter eiseniae EF01-2 genome contains:
- a CDS encoding GntR family transcriptional regulator: MGKKSSFAASESGAAGVCAALPAPVQAVIEAIEMDVIRGRILPRNRLIEDHLMEDYAAKRHVVRAALAQLQRLGVVVKPPHLGAHIRRFDAQSLRDLYHLRAVLHRAAGASMPLPVAPDRLMQVRHAAHHRTAVGGVREIPVEWMWVHVIPL
- the gap gene encoding type I glyceraldehyde-3-phosphate dehydrogenase; translation: MTIKIGINGFGRIGRNVLRSAIENFSDLTVVAVNDLLEPDYLAYMLQYDSVHGRFRGTVSVEGSHLIVNGNKIRLTQERDPAQLRWSEVGAEVVIESTGLFLDQASARKHLDAGAKKVVLSAPSKDDTPMFVFGVNHDSYAGQAIISNASCTTNCLAPVAKVLNDKWGIRRGLMTTVHATTATQKTVDSPSNKDWRGGRGILENIIPSSTGAAKAVGVVIPALNKKLTGMSFRVPTSDVSVVDLTVELSRPASYDDIKAEMKAQSEGALKGVLGYTEDKVVATDLRGDARTSIFDADAGIALDDTFVKVVSWYDNEWGYSNKCLEMVRVVCRG
- a CDS encoding antibiotic biosynthesis monooxygenase family protein, yielding MISASFIFNQREYDDEYFALDGRIAEIAKATQGYIGEEAWQNLENGKVCTVYYWEGREGLRELMASAEHLRAKSQSAQWLAGYQVVVSEVIATYGTKDYDHLLNKRPFDLGGWKGPPASP
- a CDS encoding amino acid ABC transporter permease — its product is MSAFLRNVLEFLPILLQGAKLTVLVTLGSLLISTLLGLVWAAMRVSGIGLLAKVSASVVNLLRGIPIIVLLFFIYFVMPDFGVSLTALQAGILGLGIAYSAYQAENFRAGIEAVDQGQVEAAQAMGMSWWLTMRRVLLPQAFRITLPSYGNIMIMMLKDSSQASTITVTELALQGKLIATSTFQNATVFSLVALLYLIMCVPLILLVRHFEKRGKK
- a CDS encoding NAD(P)-dependent oxidoreductase; translation: MTLTPPVAIYGLGNMGYPIAERIGRHFPTQVFDLDDTRVEKARALFGAAPMGRPQDLADTRVVVLCLPSPASSLSVIEQIAPHLPQGAVVIESSTVNPEHVHAGQKRLAPFGVDVVDASILAGVEQMAAGSATLALGGKPDAIARSQGVLDAIASRQIHFGALGAGAAAKVINNAVAHAVMVVVAEAGAMATAAGVGCEKLIALLSDPRMGLHRPLTYRYAQRVVKGDYTGGMPLDAARKDSTLALQLAQTLGVPLFAIQGAHSVYDIAAAAGHGRQDYAVIAKLWAGWGCPTVPGPGP
- a CDS encoding Bug family tripartite tricarboxylate transporter substrate binding protein gives rise to the protein MRLISWSRGALGLACLLASASATVHAQAAWPDRPLRVIVPFPASGATDLVARVVTQRVAADLGQQMVVDNKPGAGGTIGTAEAAKAPADGYTLLLTTSSTHAISPHLMPRLAYDPRKDFTPVAHVADAPSVLLVTNSLPVKTVGELVAYGKAHPGKLNYATSGNGTIVHLNTAAFSAQAGLEMTHIPYKGTALAIPDLIAGQTHVLFDSLPTGMPHAKAGRLRALAVTSEKRSTLAPELPTLAESGLPGYSSVTWFGVYLPAGAPPALVARVHQAFAKAVQAPEVAASLAKLGVEPAAPSTPAQFGAMVQADSNRWATVIRQHKITVE
- a CDS encoding NAD(P)/FAD-dependent oxidoreductase → MPNPTQEFFPLAPSLWAATAVPAPATTPLDSNAQADVIVIGAGYCGLSTALHLAERGVRVLLLEARQVGFGASGRNGGQVIAGLKHDPGELLRMFGAEPGQRLIDFANGTADAVFGLIDKHGMDVPRVRQGWIQGAHTPAAVQLAERRARDWQAQGVAARPLDRNETARLLGTDKYFGGWLDPRGGGVQPLSYARELARAAQAAGAVIHTDTPVTQLARANGKWQAWTSRGLRVTAERVVLCTNGYTGDLWPGLRKTIIDANSFQVATEPLPDAVRKTILPEGHVSSDARNLLLYYRLDHMGRLLMGGRGSFREPDAGQPGDWSHLEHIVAKLFPQAAGAPIAYRWCGHVAITRDYLPHLHEPAPGLLIDIGCQGRGVGLQTRMGQALAQYLGTGDAKALPVPLSDLRPFPLHGLRRIYVSAVIGWYRMTDGGV
- a CDS encoding helix-turn-helix domain-containing protein; protein product: MPPLPTRPPPAPGVRRIHSIIDLWLGEQLRRRRQALGLPLQQVARACGISVSLLSQLERGLRSISMRTLGALAQELRLPIETLVRNTRYSEGEAEGAVARAGTHRRIDLGDKGIHKENLTPPAASGGVQMYRAVIDPGGSTGDDLFLTHKGEQVGYVIEGQLDLFVQERLLKLKAGDSFCYGGDMSRRWRNPGQTSTTILWAITCSPG
- a CDS encoding ABC transporter substrate-binding protein; this encodes MKPASRLAALLLATLTMACGGQASAQAVLKVGSTPTGNPFTFLDTKTNTIDGLMADIVKAVGKTSGFAVQIEPMQFSALIGSLTSGRIDLISAAMFITPVRQQVVDFSQPIYSYGEGIVVPVKDGTAYRSFSEFKGKRMGVQVGTAFVEPLHKLGIFSEVKLYDTTADLMRDANAGRIDAGVLDYPIAAYAISRNLFPNLRMATTYQPTMVNDIGIATRKGDTETMAKVNAALTKLKADGSIDAILKKWGLNH
- a CDS encoding amino acid ABC transporter ATP-binding protein; translation: MIEIRRLQKAFGKHQVLKGIDASIAQGEVVCIIGPSGSGKSTILRCINGLESYSGGSVDIDGRRVDRQHASIKAIRAEVAMVFQRFNLFPHRTVLENVIEGPVYVKGEDRASASARAKELLASVGLADKAAAHPPDLSGGQQQRVAIARALAMRPKAILFDEPTSALDPELVGDVLQVMRKLAGTGMTMVVVTHEMQFAREVADRVIFIDGGVIVEQGRAAELLNHPQNPRTQDFLRRVLHPL
- a CDS encoding tripartite tricarboxylate transporter substrate binding protein, whose product is MSDLASDWACPLSAGTRRRAACALGAWAFGAWATGNAWAAWPDKPMELVVGFAAGGGTDTTARTLALHLSRRLGVPVVVSNKPGASGELGLAHVAKSAPDGYLIGMSNMPGLVTLPMERRTRFKAGDFAYIANIVRDPSAFSVLGNSPYRSIDDLIADAKARPGQISYGSTGTGTDDHLALVLFERLTGAQFTHVPYNGAGPLRTAVLGGHVLVGGMNLGEVMPYRDKLRVLAQASPGRSRLAPDVPSFNEQHVDLVFNSERGIVAPAGLPADARQRLTDALRSVAADPLFQQQMQAQFTEMDYLEGAAWQARLEKAAAEFGALWKSAPWTDS
- a CDS encoding aldehyde dehydrogenase, translated to MATRQAASELISIDPANGAEIARVRITSAQELDAVVARAWNAFRHSGWKSLLPHQRALVLHAIADGLAAEKQALARLQMQDNGKPWGECRSMVESAIGTFRYYAGVCETLQTDVTPVRGDYVSFTVLEPFGVVAAITPWNSPIMNDATKVAPALAAGNAVILKPSEDAPLLAPELARIAHAAGLPEHLLQVVQGRGADVGAALVSHHGVRMISFTGGTDSGKAIAHAAAERLVPAALELGGKSPHIVFADAHREHAVAAVVAGIFGSAGQSCVAGSRLFIEECVYAEVLAQVVAQARRLRVAPPDAEGVEMGPLASLRHRERVIRFVARARAEGAQVLCGGAVPAGAEFTAGAYYLPTVIDGLHPRAATCQEEAFGPVLVAFAFRDEADLIDQANGTAFGLACGIWTENFKKAWRIGRALEAGSVWINTYKQSVASTPFGGVKSSGIGREKGIDGLKLYTQVKSMYFGLHEQPLGISR